In one window of Borrelia hispanica CRI DNA:
- a CDS encoding DUF261 family protein, with protein sequence MKNKLFVFIYNFAYNVLKDHFIKKYKSELLESAVPLKNSSYQVYEKIKEIEKHRLVVPFQYNFKEQNSAICKFGCYFLCILFISFVVKEIKDKIEKCFDKFEVDLLFKSLADAGCLKDVNSYVLDPNLIFKSLGISDDIHYLDVHYSPTEYDPDSCDILIGKYKDSKSDLYHFVIIDNDLNSVIWDSLGSSKAVNDGVLESLRVFKISDSSIVNGVRQRLALYREQFNRA encoded by the coding sequence ATGAAAAATAAATTGTTTGTTTTTATTTACAATTTTGCATATAACGTCTTGAAAGATCATTTTATAAAAAAATATAAATCAGAATTGCTCGAAAGTGCTGTTCCATTGAAAAATTCTTCTTATCAAGTGTATGAAAAAATCAAAGAAATAGAAAAACACAGGCTAGTAGTTCCTTTTCAATATAATTTCAAAGAACAAAATAGTGCTATTTGTAAGTTTGGATGTTATTTCTTATGTATTTTGTTTATTTCTTTTGTGGTAAAAGAGATAAAAGACAAGATTGAAAAATGTTTCGATAAATTCGAAGTTGATTTGCTTTTTAAAAGTCTTGCTGATGCTGGATGTTTAAAAGATGTCAATTCGTATGTTCTTGATCCAAATTTAATATTCAAAAGTCTTGGAATTAGTGATGATATTCATTATCTCGATGTACACTACTCCCCTACTGAATATGATCCTGATAGTTGTGATATTTTAATTGGTAAATATAAAGATAGTAAAAGTGATTTATATCATTTTGTGATTATTGATAATGATTTAAATTCTGTTATTTGGGATTCACTTGGTAGTTCCAAAGCTGTAAATGATGGTGTTCTTGAATCTTTACGAGTATTTAAAATTAGTGATTCGTCTATTGTTAATGGCGTTAGGCAAAGACTTGCTTTGTATCGTGAGCAGTTTAATAGAGCATGA